The proteins below come from a single Candidatus Rokuibacteriota bacterium genomic window:
- the fdnG gene encoding formate dehydrogenase-N subunit alpha: MSLSRRDFFKYAGSAGAGAALGTATLDLKPVAAAATALKLKEAKVHSGVCPYCAVGCIQLIYSKGDKIIDIEGHPDTPHTLGRLCPKGAATIQLSNNPLRPTKPMYRAPGSDKWEEKPLEWMYEQIAKRYYDTREKYFIESEKDKDGKTVVVNRLDAIASLGSACIDNEECYLLSKLNRAFGIVYHEHQARVUHSATVPALGTTFGRGAMTTNLIDIQNADVIMCTNNMAENHPVGFQWVMKAKERGAKVIHVDPRFTRTSAVSDIHVPLRSGTNIAFFGGLMSYAIQNNLYFKDYVVYYTNASFLIDPAFKTPTDLGGLFEGFEHTGKGGTDPHVAETYNKSSWKYQLDGEGNPKRDLTLKDPNSVFQLLKRHYSRYTPEMVERICGIPKAKFVEVAQLYCGTSGREKTGAITYALNLTQHTNGVQNIRSLCMLQLLLGNIGRPGGGVVALRGHANVQGATDLELLYHELPGYMAMPLRDVHPDLKTYLEKETPKGGFWVNKPKFFVSLLKAFYGDAATKENEFGYQWLPKRASADAYSHQHIFVDMYKGKIKGFLADGQNPAVGGPNAKLARAAMQKLDWMVVKDIFVTETADVWKTPGTNPKDVKTEMFFLPAAPAAEKDGSLTNTMRLIQWHEKAVNPPGDVTSDAEFFVSLAKRLQKMYAGSKKDRDKGFLAANFQYGDNPKEPNMELVLKEINGYATEEMKDKDGKVVYKKDQALNTFAHMTDDGKTAGGCWIYTGVTVEGPDGKLINKANSRKPADEKDYLGHGWGFAWPANRRILYNRASADLAGKPWSEKKKLIWWDPEAPGQTPDKKGKWVGLDVPDFNAFLAPDAKGGDKPFIMRADLVGAFFGPLNDGPFPEHYEPIESPTRNLLSKQQNNPVVKIWSLPDHKNDLIPLGSKDYPYVITTYRLTEHHLSGVMSRYLPMLAEMFESHFAEISLELAKEIGIANGDKVTVSTPRGKIVVKAMVTHRLKPFKIDGKTVHQIGVPWHWGWKGVDSLPGSKGDITNDLSATVADPTVYIQETKAFMCNVKKGEV, encoded by the coding sequence ATGAGCCTCTCACGCAGGGACTTCTTCAAGTATGCGGGATCGGCCGGCGCCGGCGCGGCGCTGGGCACGGCGACGCTGGACCTCAAGCCGGTGGCGGCGGCGGCCACCGCGCTCAAGCTCAAGGAAGCCAAGGTCCATTCGGGCGTCTGTCCTTACTGCGCGGTTGGGTGTATCCAGCTGATCTATTCCAAGGGCGACAAGATCATCGATATCGAGGGACATCCGGACACGCCGCACACTCTCGGCCGCCTCTGCCCAAAGGGCGCTGCGACCATTCAGCTCTCCAATAACCCCCTGAGGCCGACAAAGCCGATGTACCGCGCGCCGGGCTCGGACAAGTGGGAGGAGAAGCCCCTGGAGTGGATGTACGAGCAGATCGCCAAGCGCTACTACGACACGCGCGAGAAGTACTTCATCGAGAGCGAGAAGGACAAGGACGGTAAGACCGTGGTCGTCAATCGGCTCGACGCCATCGCTTCGCTCGGCTCGGCCTGCATCGACAACGAGGAGTGCTATCTCCTCAGCAAACTCAACCGCGCCTTCGGCATCGTCTACCACGAACACCAGGCCAGAGTCTGACACTCCGCCACGGTCCCAGCTCTGGGGACCACGTTCGGGCGGGGGGCGATGACCACGAACCTGATCGACATCCAGAACGCGGATGTCATCATGTGCACGAACAACATGGCCGAGAACCACCCGGTCGGTTTCCAGTGGGTGATGAAGGCCAAGGAGCGCGGCGCCAAGGTCATCCACGTCGACCCGCGCTTCACCCGCACGAGCGCCGTGTCGGACATCCACGTTCCGCTGCGCTCCGGCACGAACATCGCGTTCTTCGGCGGGTTGATGAGCTACGCGATCCAGAACAACCTGTACTTCAAGGACTACGTCGTCTACTACACGAACGCCTCCTTCCTCATCGACCCCGCTTTCAAGACGCCGACCGACCTCGGCGGGCTCTTCGAAGGTTTCGAGCACACCGGCAAGGGCGGCACGGACCCGCACGTCGCTGAGACGTACAACAAGTCGTCCTGGAAGTACCAGCTGGACGGCGAGGGCAACCCCAAGCGTGATCTCACGCTCAAGGACCCGAACTCCGTCTTCCAGCTCCTCAAGCGCCACTACAGTCGCTACACGCCCGAGATGGTCGAGCGGATCTGCGGCATCCCCAAGGCCAAGTTCGTCGAGGTCGCCCAGCTCTACTGCGGCACCTCCGGGCGTGAGAAGACCGGCGCCATTACGTACGCGTTGAACCTGACCCAGCACACCAACGGCGTGCAGAACATCCGCTCTCTCTGCATGCTGCAGCTCCTGCTCGGCAACATCGGGCGGCCGGGCGGCGGCGTCGTCGCGCTGCGCGGCCACGCCAACGTCCAGGGCGCCACCGACCTCGAGCTGCTCTACCATGAGCTGCCCGGGTACATGGCGATGCCGCTGCGCGACGTGCATCCCGACCTCAAGACCTACCTTGAGAAGGAGACGCCCAAGGGCGGCTTCTGGGTCAACAAGCCCAAGTTCTTCGTGAGCCTGCTGAAGGCCTTCTACGGCGACGCCGCCACCAAGGAGAACGAGTTCGGCTACCAGTGGCTGCCCAAGCGCGCCTCGGCCGACGCCTACAGCCACCAGCACATCTTCGTGGACATGTACAAGGGCAAGATCAAGGGCTTCCTCGCCGACGGGCAGAACCCGGCGGTGGGCGGGCCCAATGCGAAGCTCGCGCGGGCTGCCATGCAGAAGCTCGACTGGATGGTGGTCAAGGATATCTTCGTCACGGAGACGGCGGACGTGTGGAAGACGCCGGGCACAAACCCCAAGGACGTGAAGACCGAGATGTTCTTCCTGCCGGCCGCGCCTGCCGCAGAGAAGGACGGGTCGCTGACGAACACGATGAGGCTGATCCAGTGGCACGAGAAGGCGGTCAATCCACCTGGCGATGTCACGTCGGACGCCGAGTTCTTCGTGTCGCTGGCCAAGCGGCTGCAAAAGATGTACGCGGGCTCCAAGAAGGATAGGGACAAGGGTTTCCTGGCGGCCAACTTCCAGTACGGCGACAATCCGAAAGAGCCGAACATGGAGCTGGTCCTCAAGGAGATCAACGGGTACGCCACCGAGGAGATGAAGGACAAGGACGGCAAGGTTGTCTACAAGAAGGACCAGGCGCTCAACACCTTCGCCCACATGACGGACGACGGCAAGACGGCCGGCGGCTGTTGGATCTACACCGGCGTCACGGTCGAGGGTCCGGACGGCAAGCTCATCAACAAGGCCAACTCGCGAAAGCCCGCCGACGAGAAAGACTACCTGGGCCACGGCTGGGGCTTCGCGTGGCCGGCCAATCGGCGGATCCTCTACAACCGCGCCTCGGCCGACCTCGCCGGCAAGCCCTGGAGCGAGAAGAAGAAGCTCATCTGGTGGGACCCCGAGGCGCCGGGCCAGACCCCGGACAAGAAGGGCAAGTGGGTCGGGCTCGACGTGCCGGATTTCAACGCCTTCCTGGCGCCCGACGCCAAGGGCGGGGACAAGCCGTTCATCATGCGCGCCGACCTGGTCGGCGCCTTCTTCGGCCCGCTCAACGACGGGCCGTTCCCCGAGCACTACGAGCCGATCGAGTCGCCGACGCGGAACCTGCTCTCGAAGCAGCAGAACAACCCTGTCGTCAAGATCTGGAGTCTGCCGGACCACAAGAACGACCTGATCCCGCTCGGCTCGAAGGACTACCCGTACGTCATCACGACGTACCGGCTGACGGAGCACCACCTCTCCGGCGTCATGTCGCGGTACCTGCCGATGCTGGCGGAGATGTTCGAGTCCCACTTCGCCGAGATCAGCCTGGAGCTGGCGAAGGAGATCGGTATCGCCAACGGCGACAAGGTCACCGTGTCGACGCCGCGCGGGAAGATCGTCGTCAAGGCCATGGTCACGCACCGCCTCAAGCCCTTCAAGATCGACGGCAAGACCGTGCACCAGATCGGCGTGCCGTGGCACTGGGGGTGGAAAGGCGTGGATTCGCTTCCGGGCAGCAAGGGCGACATCACCAACGACCTCTCGGCGACGGTGGCCGACCCGACGGTGTACATCCAGGAGACGAAAGCCTTCATGTGCAACGTGAAGAAGGGGGAGGTGTAG
- a CDS encoding 4Fe-4S dicluster domain-containing protein, with protein MARTLAMFTDTSLCIGCRACQVACKQWNELPSEQPEWTGSYQNHSTFTDKTYRLVRFIEKPQANGELSWLLMSDVCKHCAQAGCLDACPTGAIYRTEHGTVNINQDVCNGCRYCVSSCPFGVVSFNHDTGRANKCTFCNDRIHNGLGPACAKTCPTESIQFGFRDELVTKAGKRVAALKEMGYKQAQLYGADSNGPLGGLNAFFLLLDKPSTYALPEKPLLPQRNVLVDSLLSVGSALLVGVGAVLAFRERGGSTKGGGDA; from the coding sequence ATGGCCCGCACGCTGGCGATGTTCACGGACACGTCGCTGTGCATCGGCTGTCGCGCCTGCCAGGTCGCCTGCAAGCAATGGAACGAGCTGCCGAGCGAGCAGCCGGAGTGGACGGGCTCCTACCAGAACCATTCCACGTTCACCGACAAGACCTACCGCCTGGTGCGGTTTATCGAGAAGCCGCAGGCGAACGGCGAGCTCTCCTGGCTCCTCATGTCGGACGTGTGCAAGCACTGCGCTCAGGCCGGCTGCCTGGACGCGTGCCCGACCGGGGCCATCTACCGGACCGAGCACGGCACCGTCAACATCAACCAGGATGTCTGCAACGGCTGCCGCTACTGCGTCAGCTCCTGCCCCTTCGGCGTGGTCTCCTTCAACCACGACACGGGGCGGGCCAACAAGTGCACCTTCTGCAACGACCGCATCCACAACGGCCTCGGGCCCGCCTGCGCCAAGACGTGCCCCACGGAGTCCATCCAGTTCGGCTTCCGGGACGAGCTGGTGACCAAGGCCGGCAAGCGCGTCGCGGCGCTCAAGGAGATGGGCTACAAGCAGGCGCAGCTCTACGGCGCCGACAGCAACGGGCCGCTGGGAGGGCTCAACGCCTTCTTCCTGCTGCTCGACAAGCCGTCCACGTACGCCCTTCCCGAGAAGCCGCTTCTGCCCCAGCGCAACGTGCTGGTCGATTCCCTGCTTTCGGTGGGCTCGGCGCTGCTGGTCGGCGTGGGGGCGGTTCTGGCCTTCCGCGAGCGCGGTGGCAGCACCAAAGGAGGCGGCGATGCTTAA
- the nrfD gene encoding NrfD/PsrC family molybdoenzyme membrane anchor subunit — protein sequence MLKAPDWHLLIVWYFFLGGIAGGAYFTAAIADNFGSPRDKSVFRIGYVLALLLIGLCGVLLILDLGTPSRFLKMVMNFRFWNPMSIGAWMLGIFGIFAFVSSALSFAGGEGVAPFRRRLSLLGTISGFFIAAYTGVLLSGTALPFWTDARLMGALFLASGASTGMAAISLLLYLSGESAGEGFGKVKRADRYTIMFEIVVLAAFLVLLGGAAGPLVSGQLAPLFWGGLVVVGLVIPLLVDLVGLKLPGAVPAALVLVGGFILRYVIVMANA from the coding sequence ATGCTTAAGGCGCCCGACTGGCATCTCCTGATCGTCTGGTACTTCTTCCTTGGCGGCATCGCCGGCGGCGCCTACTTCACGGCCGCGATCGCCGACAACTTCGGCAGCCCCAGGGACAAGAGCGTATTCCGCATCGGCTACGTGCTGGCCCTGCTGCTGATCGGCCTGTGCGGCGTCCTGCTGATCCTCGACCTCGGCACGCCGAGCCGCTTTCTCAAGATGGTCATGAACTTCAGGTTCTGGAACCCGATGTCGATCGGCGCGTGGATGCTCGGCATCTTCGGGATTTTTGCTTTCGTCTCCTCGGCGCTGTCCTTCGCCGGCGGGGAGGGCGTTGCCCCGTTCAGGCGGCGGCTGAGCCTGCTCGGCACCATCTCCGGCTTCTTCATCGCGGCCTACACGGGCGTGCTCCTCTCCGGCACGGCGCTGCCGTTCTGGACCGACGCGCGGCTCATGGGCGCGCTCTTCCTGGCGTCGGGGGCTTCGACGGGCATGGCGGCGATCTCGCTGCTGCTCTACCTCTCCGGCGAGTCGGCGGGCGAGGGATTCGGCAAGGTCAAGCGCGCCGACCGCTACACCATCATGTTCGAGATAGTGGTGCTCGCGGCCTTCCTTGTGCTGTTGGGGGGGGCGGCCGGGCCGCTCGTCTCGGGCCAGCTGGCTCCGCTCTTCTGGGGAGGCCTCGTGGTTGTCGGGCTCGTCATCCCGCTGCTGGTGGATCTTGTCGGGCTCAAGCTGCCCGGGGCCGTGCCCGCCGCCCTTGTGCTGGTCGGCGGATTCATCCTGCGCTACGTCATCGTCATGGCCAACGCCTGA
- the fdhD gene encoding formate dehydrogenase accessory sulfurtransferase FdhD, giving the protein MRTYFQLKSGRLDEVKGEVVREQPLTVYVDGERFLTLLCSPFELDALVLGYLWMEKVIGSLDEVAGLQISEVDGRADVTLTRPVTLPTERILTSGCGGGITFRIDPRLFPRITSDLRVRPAELRDRMRDLIQEAVHYRASRGIHGAALADRDRILLVAEDVGRHNAVDKLMGMALLRGIPATDRILLSTGRVSSEMLLKAARMRVPVVASRTSPTEMAVALAEQLGVTVVGYLRGESLNLYAGQALELPDAS; this is encoded by the coding sequence ATGCGCACCTATTTCCAGCTCAAGAGCGGCCGCCTGGACGAGGTCAAGGGCGAAGTCGTCCGCGAGCAGCCGCTGACAGTCTACGTCGACGGCGAGCGCTTCCTGACTCTCCTCTGCTCGCCGTTCGAGCTGGATGCCCTCGTCCTGGGGTACCTCTGGATGGAGAAGGTCATCGGGAGTCTCGACGAGGTTGCGGGGCTCCAGATCTCAGAGGTGGACGGCCGCGCCGACGTGACGCTGACGCGGCCGGTGACGCTGCCCACGGAGCGCATCCTGACGTCCGGCTGCGGCGGCGGCATCACGTTCCGCATAGACCCGCGGCTCTTCCCGCGCATTACGTCGGACCTGCGCGTCCGCCCGGCGGAGCTGCGGGACCGGATGCGCGATCTCATCCAGGAGGCCGTCCACTACCGCGCTTCGCGGGGCATCCACGGCGCCGCCTTGGCCGACCGCGACCGCATCCTGCTGGTCGCCGAGGACGTGGGCCGTCACAACGCCGTGGACAAGCTCATGGGCATGGCGCTGCTTCGCGGCATCCCCGCGACGGACAGGATTCTCCTCTCCACTGGGCGCGTGTCCTCCGAGATGCTGCTCAAGGCCGCCCGCATGCGCGTGCCCGTCGTCGCCTCGCGCACCTCGCCCACGGAGATGGCCGTCGCGCTCGCCGAGCAGCTCGGCGTGACCGTGGTGGGCTATCTCCGCGGCGAAAGCCTCAACCTGTACGCCGGCCAGGCCCTCGAGCTGCCGGACGCCTCCTGA
- a CDS encoding formate dehydrogenase accessory protein FdhE, translating into MPDYAGLCAEWQEMLTRRRAMGDALALWTSVLDGWRGWQDPGVEPLKWSAEECRERWERGVPLLAEALPAIAPESLEDLLGPVMERLAAAGPDDALALGRFAEAWDAGRIGPAALFPASGKDAAAALQPAALQPAALQDEAGLPAHLAGFLAHAGVRPALETFFSLVRALPEGGWDRGFCPWCGGLPSYGDLLEDGRRRLSCHLCGGAWTAARLRCPFCQAWQSGDMVRLVGGGAEEGYFVEACLACRGYLKGVDRRERWNAASPLVEDWASPHLDYYAAREGYWRGTPSLAQLLPPDGDPAA; encoded by the coding sequence ATGCCGGACTACGCGGGACTGTGTGCCGAGTGGCAAGAGATGCTCACGCGGCGGCGCGCCATGGGCGACGCGCTCGCCCTGTGGACCTCGGTGCTTGATGGCTGGCGCGGTTGGCAGGACCCCGGGGTTGAGCCCTTAAAGTGGAGCGCGGAGGAGTGCCGGGAGCGCTGGGAGAGGGGCGTACCGCTCCTTGCCGAGGCTCTACCCGCCATCGCACCCGAGTCCCTCGAAGACCTCCTGGGGCCGGTCATGGAGCGGCTTGCCGCTGCCGGACCCGACGACGCCCTGGCGCTCGGACGATTCGCCGAGGCCTGGGACGCGGGACGCATCGGGCCGGCCGCGCTCTTCCCGGCCTCCGGCAAGGACGCGGCCGCGGCGCTCCAGCCCGCGGCGCTCCAGCCCGCGGCGCTCCAGGACGAGGCCGGTCTCCCCGCCCACCTCGCGGGTTTCCTCGCTCACGCCGGGGTGCGTCCCGCGCTCGAGACCTTCTTCTCACTCGTCCGCGCGCTGCCGGAGGGCGGCTGGGACCGGGGCTTCTGCCCGTGGTGCGGCGGCCTGCCGTCCTACGGCGACCTGCTTGAGGACGGCCGGCGTCGGCTGTCCTGCCATCTCTGCGGCGGCGCCTGGACGGCCGCGCGCCTTCGCTGTCCCTTCTGCCAGGCGTGGCAGTCGGGCGACATGGTGCGGCTCGTAGGCGGGGGCGCCGAGGAGGGCTACTTCGTGGAGGCGTGCCTGGCCTGCCGGGGCTATCTCAAAGGCGTGGACCGGCGGGAGCGCTGGAACGCGGCCTCGCCGCTCGTGGAAGATTGGGCCTCGCCCCACCTCGACTACTACGCCGCGCGGGAAGGGTACTGGCGGGGCACGCCGTCGCTCGCCCAGCTCCTGCCGCCGGACGGAGACCCCGCTGCATGA
- the ccsA gene encoding cytochrome c biogenesis protein CcsA: protein MNAVVFDVALTAYIVAAAAALGSLFGRREDLARFARLLTAAGWVCHTGAIILRGVELRRAPVLTLAESVSVVIWVAVLFGLWIEYRYGITTFGAFFLPAILALGLGLPTGLRGLALEPQSQSGWTVVHVALILVGLAALVLNFGSALMYVLQERQIKAKRRGAFYYGLPALETLDHLTLVTLTVGFPFLTVGLLLGVLQAGRSWASLLAGDPLALFSLVMWLVYAATLSGRAVGRWRGRRAAYFAIAGFCVLLATLGAGALFHGRHGS, encoded by the coding sequence ATGAACGCCGTCGTCTTTGACGTCGCGCTCACGGCCTACATCGTCGCCGCGGCGGCGGCTCTGGGCTCGCTCTTCGGGCGACGGGAGGATCTGGCGCGCTTCGCGCGCCTGCTGACCGCGGCCGGCTGGGTGTGCCACACCGGGGCGATCATCTTGCGCGGGGTGGAGCTCCGGCGAGCGCCGGTGCTGACACTGGCCGAGAGCGTCTCGGTCGTGATCTGGGTCGCGGTGCTCTTCGGCCTCTGGATCGAGTACCGCTACGGGATCACGACCTTCGGCGCCTTCTTCCTGCCGGCGATCCTGGCTCTCGGCCTGGGGCTACCGACCGGGCTCAGGGGCCTGGCTCTCGAGCCGCAGTCGCAGAGCGGCTGGACCGTCGTCCACGTGGCGCTGATCCTGGTGGGGTTGGCCGCGCTGGTCCTCAACTTCGGCAGCGCCCTCATGTACGTGCTCCAGGAGCGGCAGATCAAAGCCAAGCGCCGCGGCGCCTTCTACTACGGGCTCCCGGCGCTCGAGACGCTCGACCATCTGACGCTGGTGACGCTCACCGTGGGTTTCCCGTTCCTCACGGTCGGGCTCCTCCTGGGCGTGCTCCAGGCTGGGCGCTCGTGGGCCAGCCTGCTGGCGGGCGACCCGCTGGCGCTCTTCTCGTTGGTCATGTGGCTGGTCTACGCGGCGACGCTGTCGGGCCGCGCGGTCGGGCGGTGGCGGGGCCGTCGGGCGGCCTACTTCGCGATCGCCGGCTTTTGCGTGCTGCTGGCAACGCTCGGCGCGGGCGCCCTCTTCCACGGGCGGCACGGCTCGTGA
- the hemA gene encoding glutamyl-tRNA reductase: MIHTVFVAGLSHRTAPIEVREQLALEEDKLREVLRDVAGRGVCSELMILSTCNRVEVYGIAEVPGEAHGAAFRQMSAQRGMNFEALEPLLYTKTGADAVLHAFRVAASLDSMVLGEPQILGQVKDAFALAQSCRVVGPMLHALMSQAFAVAKRVRTETEIGRFAVSVSFAAVELARKIFGTLDGKTVLLIGAGEMGELAARHLQDQGTLPVYVANRTWGRAQDLARDLAGPAVRYEDFPSVMAEVDIVITSTAAPEPIISVADVEAVLRARHERPLFFIDIAVPRNVEPAVNDLDNAFCYDVDDLRSVVESNLRERQREAQRGEALVEREVAKFADRLKDLEVVPTIVSLREKLEAIRRGEVARALGRLPGADEATKQALEALSQAIVNKVLHGPTVKLRDSSRAGHGRRWVEVISEVFGLGAKGRTGPPS, encoded by the coding sequence GTGATCCACACCGTCTTCGTCGCCGGGCTGTCCCACCGCACGGCGCCCATCGAAGTCCGCGAACAGCTCGCCCTCGAGGAGGACAAGCTGCGCGAGGTCCTGCGAGACGTCGCGGGGCGCGGGGTCTGCTCCGAGCTGATGATCCTCTCCACGTGCAACCGCGTCGAGGTCTACGGCATCGCGGAGGTGCCCGGCGAGGCGCACGGAGCAGCCTTTCGGCAAATGAGCGCCCAGCGGGGCATGAACTTCGAGGCTCTCGAGCCGCTGCTCTACACGAAGACGGGCGCCGACGCGGTCCTGCACGCCTTCCGGGTCGCCGCGAGCCTCGACTCCATGGTGCTGGGCGAGCCGCAGATCCTGGGCCAGGTCAAGGACGCCTTCGCGCTCGCCCAGTCGTGCCGCGTCGTGGGGCCGATGCTGCACGCGCTGATGAGCCAGGCCTTCGCTGTCGCCAAGCGTGTGCGCACCGAGACGGAGATCGGGCGCTTTGCCGTGTCCGTGTCCTTCGCCGCCGTCGAGCTGGCGCGAAAGATTTTCGGCACGCTCGACGGCAAGACGGTGCTGCTGATCGGGGCGGGGGAGATGGGCGAGCTGGCCGCCCGGCACCTCCAGGACCAAGGGACACTGCCCGTCTACGTCGCCAACCGCACCTGGGGCCGCGCCCAGGACCTAGCGCGTGACCTCGCGGGCCCGGCCGTCAGGTACGAGGATTTCCCGTCGGTGATGGCCGAGGTGGACATCGTCATCACCTCCACGGCAGCCCCCGAGCCCATCATCAGCGTAGCCGACGTCGAGGCGGTGCTGCGCGCGCGCCATGAGCGTCCGCTCTTTTTCATCGACATCGCCGTGCCGCGGAACGTCGAGCCGGCCGTCAACGACCTCGACAACGCGTTCTGCTACGACGTCGACGACCTCCGCTCGGTCGTCGAGTCCAACTTGCGGGAGCGCCAGCGGGAAGCGCAGCGGGGCGAGGCGCTCGTTGAGCGGGAGGTTGCCAAGTTCGCCGACCGTCTCAAGGACCTCGAGGTGGTGCCGACCATCGTGTCGTTAAGGGAAAAGCTGGAGGCGATTAGGCGGGGCGAGGTGGCGCGCGCGCTCGGGCGCCTGCCGGGAGCGGATGAGGCGACGAAGCAGGCGCTCGAGGCGCTCTCGCAGGCCATCGTGAACAAGGTCCTGCACGGCCCCACGGTCAAGCTGCGCGACTCGTCGCGGGCCGGCCACGGGCGCCGCTGGGTCGAGGTCATCTCGGAGGTGTTCGGGCTCGGGGCCAAGGGCCGGACCGGGCCTCCGTCATGA
- the hemC gene encoding hydroxymethylbilane synthase, with protein MRTLRLGTRGSRLAVAQAGQVADALRARGAEIEIVVIRTSGDRLADVALADFGGKALFVREIEEALLDGRVDAGVHSLKDMPAVLPAGLWLPAYPPREDPRDVLLTRSGGGLDELPRGARVATSSLRRRALLLARRPDLSIEPIRGNVDTRLRKLDEGLCDGLVMARAGLERLGLKPDHAHALPVEEFLPAVGQGILGVEARTADAEVLEALRGVDHAETRMQALAERAFLRRLGAGCHTPVAGHARLDGDAISMAGLVASADGVTVLTGEVSGPGSRAEALGERLAGDLLARGARALLDAGGPA; from the coding sequence ATGAGGACGCTCCGCCTCGGCACCAGAGGCAGCCGGCTCGCCGTCGCACAGGCTGGGCAGGTCGCCGACGCGCTCCGGGCGCGCGGCGCGGAGATCGAGATCGTGGTCATCCGCACGTCGGGCGATCGTCTGGCGGATGTCGCCCTCGCCGATTTTGGGGGCAAGGCGCTCTTCGTGCGGGAGATCGAGGAGGCTCTCCTCGACGGCCGGGTGGACGCGGGTGTTCACAGCCTCAAGGACATGCCTGCTGTGCTGCCCGCCGGTCTCTGGCTGCCGGCCTATCCGCCGCGCGAAGACCCGCGCGACGTGCTGCTCACGCGCTCGGGCGGCGGGCTCGACGAGCTGCCGCGGGGCGCCCGCGTCGCCACCTCGAGCCTGAGGCGGCGCGCCCTGCTCCTCGCCCGGCGTCCCGACCTCAGCATCGAGCCTATCCGGGGCAACGTGGACACGCGGCTGCGCAAGCTCGATGAAGGTCTCTGCGACGGCCTCGTCATGGCCCGCGCGGGGCTCGAGCGCCTGGGCCTGAAACCCGATCACGCCCACGCGCTGCCCGTGGAGGAGTTTCTTCCCGCCGTGGGACAGGGCATCCTGGGCGTGGAGGCGAGAACGGCCGACGCCGAAGTGCTCGAGGCGCTGCGGGGCGTGGACCACGCCGAGACGAGGATGCAGGCCTTGGCGGAGCGCGCGTTCCTCCGCCGTCTCGGCGCGGGCTGCCACACGCCAGTGGCGGGCCACGCGCGCCTCGACGGCGACGCCATCTCGATGGCCGGGCTCGTGGCGAGCGCCGACGGCGTGACCGTGCTCACGGGCGAGGTGAGCGGACCGGGCTCACGGGCGGAAGCGCTCGGCGAGCGTTTGGCGGGCGATCTGCTGGCCCGCGGGGCGCGCGCACTACTCGACGCCGGAGGCCCCGCATGA
- a CDS encoding uroporphyrinogen-III synthase yields the protein MTAVAAARPLRGRVVVVTRPRAQAQAFAGLLEAAGARVLLVPTIAIEPPASWEPLDRALERLDDYRWAVFTSVNGVEMTRRRLEETGRGADALRGRRLAAIGPATAEALHAMGLETEVVPEEYVAEALAERLRALIRPGERVLLARAAEARDVLVTLLEAAGALVDEVPAYRTRPERAEDAGELRGALGEGRVDVVTFTSSSTVRHFAELFPGEDLPGLLRGVAVACIGPVTRATAGALGLETRIVPREYTIPALARAIADHYASGPSRASDPT from the coding sequence ATGACGGCCGTCGCGGCCGCGCGGCCGCTCCGCGGCAGGGTCGTGGTCGTGACGCGCCCGCGCGCCCAGGCCCAGGCCTTCGCCGGCCTGCTTGAAGCGGCCGGCGCGCGAGTCCTCCTCGTGCCGACCATCGCCATCGAGCCTCCCGCCTCGTGGGAGCCGCTGGACCGCGCGCTCGAGCGTCTCGACGACTACCGGTGGGCGGTTTTCACCAGCGTCAACGGCGTCGAGATGACGCGGCGCCGTCTCGAGGAGACGGGCCGCGGCGCCGACGCGCTTCGCGGGCGCCGGTTGGCCGCGATCGGTCCCGCCACTGCCGAGGCTCTCCACGCGATGGGACTCGAGACCGAGGTCGTGCCCGAGGAGTATGTCGCCGAGGCGCTCGCCGAGCGGCTGCGGGCCCTGATCAGGCCCGGGGAGCGCGTCCTTCTCGCCAGGGCCGCCGAGGCTCGCGATGTGCTCGTGACGCTGCTGGAGGCCGCGGGCGCCCTGGTCGACGAAGTGCCGGCCTACCGGACGCGGCCGGAACGAGCCGAGGACGCGGGCGAGCTCCGCGGGGCGCTCGGCGAGGGCAGGGTCGACGTCGTCACCTTCACCAGCTCGTCGACCGTCCGTCATTTCGCCGAGCTCTTCCCCGGCGAGGACCTGCCGGGGCTCCTCCGCGGCGTAGCCGTGGCCTGCATCGGCCCCGTGACGCGCGCCACCGCCGGGGCCCTCGGACTCGAGACACGCATCGTCCCGAGGGAGTACACTATTCCAGCGCTGGCCCGAGCCATCGCCGACCACTATGCCTCGGGACCATCGCGCGCGAGTGACCCAACATGA